The Daucus carota subsp. sativus chromosome 9, DH1 v3.0, whole genome shotgun sequence genome window below encodes:
- the LOC108200801 gene encoding DNA excision repair protein ERCC-1, with the protein MENLTNTEMENQNTDGTQNNKPFVIEIPSFQEVIEGSNINSQPKTTPSLFQPSSSFSQAFSFIKKSDLYTPPPAPAPAPPPPASSSGGINSEAPGAGAASSSGSGYVRPRGNSRNAILVSNRQKGNPLLKHIRNVRWEFADINCDYLLGQNTCALFLSIRYHLLHPDYLYFRIRELQKNFKLRVVLCHVDVEDVVKPLLEITKTAMLHDCTLLCAWSLEECGRYLETLKVYENKPADIIQGQMDTDYTSRLTGALTSIRHVNKTDVVTLGSTFGSLSHIMDASMEDLGRCPGIGERKVKRLYETFHEPFKRVVSHKTTVLATPTQTAPVSDGKENEKHTKDASKRKQKEPELTVKSALLEAYVKYSSKVGAKNNNTELKEGEALSKDKISVDDPPIHERTSETDA; encoded by the exons ATGGAGAATCTTACAAACACAGAGATGGAGAATCAAAACACTGATGGAACCCAGAACAACAAACCATTTGTCATCGAAATCCCATCATTCCAAGAAGTGATAGAGGGCAGTAATATCAATTCCCAGCCCAAAACGACGCCGTCTCTCTTCCAGCCATCCTCTTCTTTCTCTCAAGCTTTCagtttcatcaaaaaatcagacCTTTACACTCCCCCACCTGCACCAGCACCTGCACCACCCCCTCCTGCTTCTTCCag TGGAGGGATTAATTCGGAAGCTCCAGGTGCTGGTGCTGCTTCTTCTTCGGGTTCGGGGTATGTTAGGCCAAGGGGGAATAGTCGTAATGCGATTCTTGTGAGCAATAGACAG AAGGGAAATCCTTtgctaaaacatataagaaACGTGAGATGGGAGTTTGCCGATATCAATTGTGATTACTTGTTGGGGCAAAATACTTGCGCTCTTTTTCTTAG TATTCGCTATCATCTGCTTCATCCCGATTACCTGTATTTTCGGATCAGGGAATTGCAAAAAAACTTCAAGCTTCGTGTTGTTTTATGTCATGTTGATGTG GAAGATGTGGTAAAGCCTTTACTTGAAATTACCAAGACAGCTATGCTTCATGACTGTACACTTTTATGTGCTTGGAG CTTGGAAGAATGTGGCCGGTACTTGGAAACTTTAAAAGTCTATGAAAACAAGCCTGCAGATATCATTCAAGGTCAAATGGACACAGACTATACGTCACGG CTGACTGGTGCTCTGACAAGTATCCGGCATGTCAACAAGACAGATGTGGTTACTCTTGGTTCTACATTTGGG TCCCTTTCTCATATTATGGATGCATCTATGGAAGATTTAGGTCGATGTCCTGGAATAGGGGAACGGAAG GTAAAACGCTTGTATGAAACTTTTCATGAACCATTTAAGCGTGTGGTTTCCCATAAAACAACTGTTTTGGCAACCCCAACACAGACCGCCCCTGTGTCTGATGGGAAGGAAAATGAAAAGCATACAAAGGATGCTAGCAAGCGCAAGCAGAAAGAACCTGAACTAACTGTCAAATCAGCTTTGTTGGaagcttatgtaaaatattcaAGCAAAGTTGGTGCAAAGAATAACAATACAGAGCTTAAGGAAGGCGAAGCATTATCCAAAGATAAAATATCTGTTGATGATCCTCCGATTCATGAAAGAACTTCTGAAACAGATgcataa